A section of the Phaseolus vulgaris cultivar G19833 chromosome 8, P. vulgaris v2.0, whole genome shotgun sequence genome encodes:
- the LOC137826389 gene encoding syntaxin-51-like, with amino-acid sequence MASSSNSWMKEYNEALKLSDDISGMISEQSSFSASGPEIQRHSTAIRRKITILGTRLDSLQSLLSKFPGKQPISEKEMNRRKDMLASLRSRVNQMASTLNMSNFSNRDSLLGPEGKPDAMARTVGMDNNGLVGFQRQLMKEQDEGLEQLEETIASTKHIALAVNEELGLHTRLIDGLDQHVDVTDSRLRRVQKNLAVLNKRTKGGCSCLCMLLSVVGIVLLVIVIWLLVKYL; translated from the exons ATGGCATCTTCTTCAAACTCATGGATGAAGGAATATAATGAAGCACTGAAACTTTCTGATGATATCAGTGGTATGATTTCTGAGCAGAGTTCATTTTCTGCATCTGGACCAGAAATCCAGCGTCATTCAACTGCTATAAGGAGGAAGATTACTATATTGGGTACCCGGCTTGATAGCTTGCAATCTCTATTGTCCAAATTTCCTGGAAAGCAGCCCAT ATCTGAGAAGGAGATGAATCGCCGCAAGGACATGCTCGCGAGTTTGAGATCAAGAGTCAATCAAATGGCTTCCACATTGAACATGTCAAACTTTTCAAATAGAGATAGTTTGCTTGGACCAGAAGGAAAACCAGATGCAATGGCCAGAACTGTTGGCATGGACAACAATGGACTTGTCGGATTTCAACGGCAACTAATGAAAG AACAAGACGAGGGCCTTGAGCAATTGGAAGAGACTATAGCAAGCACAAAACATATTGCTTTGGCAGTGAATGAAGAGTTGGGTTTACACACCAGACTCATT GATGGCTTGGACCAGCATGTAGATGTCACAGATTCTCGCCTTAGG AGAGTGCAGAAGAACTTAGCAGTTTTAAATAAGCGAACCAAGGGTGGTTGTTCCTGCCTCTGCATGCTTTTATCAGTGGTTGGTATAGTGCTTTTAGTTATTGTGATTTGGCTATTGGTCAAATATTTGTGA
- the LOC137824210 gene encoding probable long-chain-alcohol O-fatty-acyltransferase 5, which produces MNMGRGKCVEMEGEMKSLMKVWVSVLISLCYCYFISSKLPKGMLRFVSLSPVLYQFSMLPLQLSSVLPTGVTAFFITFLTNSKLLLFTFHLGPLSSNSITLLHFFSSACFPITQTLKPHTKLKFHPIFLPIKVLLFALLLIPINQKLHPTLLLSLYCTLVYLLLDIIIGLCNILVNAAFRVQLQLPSDEPYLSTSLRDFWARRWNLTVTHTLRHTVYNPVRSLLSDSLLGPQWAWVCGVMATFLVSGLMHELIFYYVTRVGPTWEVTCFFLLHGVCVVAEFGATKWLGRKCRLHWAVTGPITVGFVIATAGWLFFPPLMRSGADQRSITEFNNVVECVTGIFY; this is translated from the coding sequence ATGAATATGGGAAGAGGTAAATGTGTGGAAATGGAAGGAGAAATGAAGAGCTTAATGAAGGTATGGGTTTCAGTGCTGATCTCACTGTGTTACTGCTATTTCATTTCATCAAAGTTACCCAAAGGCATGTTGAGATTTGTGTCTCTCTCACCTGTGTTGTACCAATTCTCCATGCTACCTCTTCAACTCTCCTCTGTTCTTCCAACTGGTGTCACTGCCTTCTTCATCACTTTCCTCACCAACTCCAAACTTCTTCTCTTCACTTTCCATTTGGGCCCTCTCTCTTCAAACTCCATCACTCTCCTTCACTTTTTCTCCTCTGCATGCTTCCCAATCACACAAACCCTAAAACCACACACCAAACTCAAATTTCACCCCATTTTTCTCCCAATCAAGGTCTTGCTTTTTGCACTCCTTCTCATACCCATCAACCAAAAACTTCACCCCACACTTCTTCTAAGCCTCTATTGCACCCTTGTGTATCTTCTATTGGATATTATCATAGGACTCTGCAACATTCTCGTCAACGCCGCGTTTCGCGTTCAGCTACAGTTACCGTCCGATGAACCTTATCTCTCGACCTCGTTGCGTGATTTCTGGGCGAGAAGGTGGAACCTCACAGTGACGCATACGCTGCGACACACCGTATATAATCCTGTCAGATCATTATTGTCCGATTCACTATTGGGCCCCCAGTGGGCCTGGGTGTGTGGCGTCATGGCCACTTTCTTGGTGTCTGGGTTGATGCACGAACTTATATTCTACTACGTCACACGTGTGGGTCCCACGTGGGAGGTTACGTGCTTCTTTTTGCTCCACGGGGTTTGCGTGGTTGCGGAGTTTGGTGCGACGAAATGGTTGGGCCGTAAATGCAGACTGCATTGGGCCGTTACGGGGCCCATTACTGTTGGGTTTGTGATCGCCACCGCCGGGTGGCTCTTCTTTCCACCGTTGATGCGGAGTGGCGCGGACCAGAGATCCATTACGGAGTTCAACAACGTTGTTGAGTGTGTTACGGGAATATTTTACTAG